In one window of Candidatus Omnitrophota bacterium DNA:
- a CDS encoding hemerythrin domain-containing protein — translation MDNDVLGEKAAVSVFYTHDHDQLDGFFKEFQASKHLDYPMAKGFFKQFKFGLQRHILWEEEILFPCFENKTGLVDSGPTWVMREEHRQIEAVLELLHQKVRRADPASDEEESLLSSILAEHNRKEEEVLYPALDRLTSPEEKQAIFAGMESLPEAQYKTCGCQCHHG, via the coding sequence ATGGACAATGACGTTTTGGGGGAAAAGGCCGCGGTCAGCGTATTTTACACGCACGACCATGACCAGCTGGACGGATTTTTCAAAGAGTTCCAAGCGAGCAAACATCTGGATTATCCGATGGCCAAGGGATTCTTTAAGCAATTCAAGTTCGGATTGCAGCGCCATATCCTCTGGGAAGAAGAAATCCTGTTCCCGTGCTTTGAGAATAAAACAGGGCTTGTGGATTCCGGCCCCACATGGGTGATGCGCGAAGAGCACCGTCAGATCGAGGCGGTGCTGGAGCTCCTGCATCAGAAGGTCCGGAGGGCGGACCCGGCCAGCGACGAGGAGGAATCGCTTTTGTCGTCGATCCTGGCGGAGCATAACCGTAAAGAGGAAGAGGTCCTGTATCCCGCGTTGGACCGATTGACGTCCCCTGAGGAGAAACAGGCGATTTTTGCCGGCATGGAGTCCCTGCCGGAAGCCCAATACAAAACATGCGGCTGCCAATGCCACCATGGCTAA
- a CDS encoding multicopper oxidase domain-containing protein, with product MKNKKMMLGMIVMSLLPLIGAGTGWAQDRVHLRLPALREKAIVTYAPEVPPPIKRKKPAVVEVHLNSSVQIAEIKQGLQYKYWTFDDHVPGPFIRARVGDTLEIHHTSTDASGMPHNVDFHAVTGPGGGAPVTTVVKGEKRVAWFKLLTPGLYIYHCAAPPVMDHIANGMYGLILVEPAKGLPKVDREFYVLQSEFYTNKIASMEAKPVDHEHHGDKKEEAAEDEFWGDEAGAETGPTLLEFSHQAGLDEHPTFVVFNGKYGSLMGEGALKAKVGEKVRIYFGNAGPNLISSFHVIGEIFDKVYREGDLISPPGQGIQSTLVPTGGATVVEFALDVPGTYTLVDHAIFRVEKGAVGFLNVEGPSNPDIFVSDQEAVLCEGCLVHP from the coding sequence ATGAAAAATAAGAAGATGATGTTGGGGATGATCGTGATGTCATTGCTGCCGTTGATCGGGGCCGGCACGGGCTGGGCGCAGGACAGGGTCCATCTCCGACTGCCGGCGTTGAGGGAGAAGGCGATCGTGACGTATGCCCCGGAGGTCCCGCCTCCTATTAAGAGGAAGAAGCCCGCTGTTGTCGAGGTGCATTTGAACTCCAGCGTTCAGATCGCGGAGATCAAGCAGGGCCTGCAATATAAATATTGGACCTTTGACGACCACGTCCCGGGGCCGTTCATCCGCGCCCGCGTGGGGGACACCCTGGAGATCCACCACACCAGCACCGACGCGAGCGGCATGCCGCATAACGTCGACTTTCACGCGGTGACAGGGCCGGGCGGAGGGGCGCCGGTCACGACGGTGGTCAAAGGGGAAAAACGGGTCGCGTGGTTCAAACTGCTGACGCCGGGGCTTTATATCTACCATTGCGCGGCGCCGCCGGTCATGGACCATATCGCCAACGGGATGTACGGCCTGATCCTGGTCGAACCCGCGAAGGGCCTGCCGAAGGTTGACCGCGAATTCTATGTCCTGCAAAGTGAATTCTACACCAACAAGATCGCGTCGATGGAAGCGAAGCCGGTGGACCACGAGCATCATGGGGACAAAAAGGAAGAAGCGGCGGAGGACGAGTTCTGGGGAGATGAAGCGGGCGCCGAGACCGGCCCCACTTTACTGGAGTTCTCACATCAGGCCGGGCTGGACGAGCACCCGACGTTCGTCGTGTTTAACGGCAAATACGGTTCCCTGATGGGCGAGGGGGCCTTGAAGGCCAAGGTCGGCGAAAAGGTGAGGATCTATTTCGGCAACGCCGGGCCCAACCTGATCTCGTCCTTCCATGTGATCGGCGAGATCTTTGACAAGGTTTACCGGGAAGGGGATCTGATCTCCCCGCCGGGACAAGGCATTCAGTCGACGCTGGTCCCGACCGGAGGGGCAACCGTTGTCGAGTTCGCGCTGGATGTCCCGGGGACATATACGCTGGTGGACCACGCCATTTTCCGGGTGGAAAAGGGCGCTGTCGGTTTTCTGAACGTGGAAGGGCCGTCCAATCCGGACATCTTTGTTTCGGACCAGGAGGCGGTCCTTTGCGAGGGGTGTTTGGTGCACCCGTAA
- a CDS encoding Rrf2 family transcriptional regulator gives MLSKTSLQVIKALAELARLPDDKWEGAASIAKKIRAPQNYLGKVLQGLCNEGLVESQKGFGGGFRLARPPQKISLYDIMEPIEGVSRWDGCFMGKKQCSDNAPCAVHSRWSSVRESYLAFLKATTLEDLAK, from the coding sequence ATGCTCAGCAAAACAAGTCTGCAGGTCATCAAGGCGTTGGCCGAGCTGGCCAGACTTCCCGATGACAAATGGGAAGGGGCGGCCAGCATTGCCAAAAAAATCCGCGCCCCCCAGAATTACCTGGGGAAGGTCCTCCAGGGGCTCTGCAATGAAGGGCTGGTGGAGTCCCAGAAGGGTTTCGGTGGAGGTTTCCGCTTGGCGCGCCCCCCGCAGAAGATCTCCCTGTATGACATCATGGAACCCATCGAAGGGGTCAGCCGCTGGGACGGGTGCTTCATGGGCAAGAAGCAGTGTTCGGACAACGCCCCTTGCGCGGTCCATAGCCGCTGGTCCTCCGTGCGGGAATCCTATCTGGCGTTCTTGAAGGCGACAACCCTGGAGGACCTGGCAAAGTGA
- a CDS encoding Glu/Leu/Phe/Val dehydrogenase, whose amino-acid sequence MVVDLAKLNPFDIAQRQLAECVKILKLDPSVHKVLREPLRELHFTIPVRMDDGKVEVFKGFRVQYNDARGPCKGGIRFHPEETIDTVRALAAWMTWKTSLLDLPLGGGKGGVICNPKELSFGELERLSRGYIRAVCQIIGPEKDVPAPDVYTNPQIMAWMMDEYSKIYMKNQFGVITGKPLCVGGSLGRGDATARGGWYTIREAAKKRGINLKDATVAIQGYGNAGYYAALLGRDLFGCRIVAVSDSQGGICNPKGLDPQAVYEHKIKSGSVVNFPGTSSLHNEEILTFNVDILIPAAMENVLTGLNAGDVKAKIVAEFANGPTTPEADEILNSRDIHIIPDFLANAGGVTVSYFEMAQNFNMYYWEEAEIHKQLDRKMSHAYEAVYETSQKHKIGMRQAAYVVAVRRVVEAMKARGWV is encoded by the coding sequence ATGGTTGTCGATCTTGCCAAATTGAATCCGTTTGATATCGCCCAGCGCCAGCTGGCCGAATGCGTGAAAATCCTGAAACTCGATCCCAGCGTCCACAAAGTCCTGCGCGAACCTCTGCGCGAACTGCATTTCACGATCCCTGTCCGCATGGACGATGGTAAAGTTGAGGTGTTCAAAGGTTTCCGCGTCCAGTACAACGATGCCCGCGGTCCCTGCAAGGGAGGGATCCGTTTCCATCCCGAGGAAACCATTGATACCGTCCGCGCCCTGGCCGCGTGGATGACCTGGAAGACTTCTCTGCTGGACCTGCCGCTCGGCGGCGGGAAAGGCGGCGTGATCTGCAATCCCAAGGAACTGTCCTTCGGCGAGCTGGAACGCCTGAGCCGCGGGTATATCCGGGCTGTCTGCCAGATCATCGGGCCGGAGAAGGACGTCCCCGCGCCCGATGTGTACACCAATCCCCAGATCATGGCCTGGATGATGGATGAATACTCCAAGATCTACATGAAAAATCAGTTCGGCGTCATTACCGGAAAACCGCTGTGTGTCGGCGGATCTCTCGGGCGGGGGGACGCGACGGCCCGCGGCGGCTGGTACACCATCCGGGAAGCCGCGAAGAAGCGCGGCATCAACCTGAAGGACGCCACCGTCGCCATCCAGGGCTACGGCAATGCCGGGTATTATGCCGCGTTATTGGGCCGGGACCTGTTCGGTTGCCGGATCGTGGCGGTCAGCGACAGCCAGGGCGGCATCTGCAATCCGAAAGGGCTCGATCCCCAGGCGGTCTATGAGCACAAGATCAAGAGCGGTTCGGTCGTCAATTTCCCGGGAACGTCGTCCCTTCACAACGAGGAGATCCTGACCTTCAACGTGGACATCCTGATCCCGGCGGCGATGGAGAATGTCCTGACCGGCCTGAATGCCGGAGACGTGAAGGCCAAGATCGTGGCGGAATTTGCCAACGGCCCGACCACTCCGGAGGCGGATGAGATCCTCAACAGCCGGGACATCCACATCATCCCGGACTTCCTCGCCAATGCGGGGGGTGTGACCGTGTCTTATTTTGAGATGGCCCAGAACTTCAACATGTATTATTGGGAAGAGGCTGAGATCCACAAACAACTCGACCGGAAGATGAGCCACGCTTATGAGGCTGTCTATGAGACGTCTCAAAAGCACAAGATCGGCATGCGGCAGGCCGCCTACGTTGTGGCGGTGCGGCGCGTCGTCGAGGCCATGAAGGCCCGGGGCTGGGTGTAA
- a CDS encoding PEP/pyruvate-binding domain-containing protein, translating to MSEESKKARVKTGVPGLDRIIDDLRLGDNVVWKVDDIEDYRYFTRAFLAQSLQDRKKCVYLRFASHPPILDPCDGLEIIEVDPAEGFDVFSTAVHKIIENRGREVFYVFDNLSALAVEWATDELLAAFFQVTCPFLFELDTVAFFALTRGKHSYTAVARIRDTTQVLLSVFHGKNKWYIHPLKVWDRYSSEMFLPHEITDKEWQPVFHRHLAPDAAALASEKPLDLQVASIAPWDAVYRQLMKFRDMDQPLPESSPEVKSLKKEFSRMMLGSHPTFDRLVDQFLTVDDLFRIRNRLIGSGKIGGKAAGMLVARRILSKCKGPVNFNEVLEPHDSFHIGSDVFFTFLIDNNLFRLRLQLSENLKYGDEDYEDVQARFLDGRFPPEILEQFSRMLDYYGQAPIIVRSSSLLEDSFGNAFAGKYLSEFCVNQGGHHQRLDALVRAVKLIYASALSPDALSYRRKRGLSDRDEQMAILVQRVAGVPYKHFFFPSVAGVAMSRNLYVWTGRINPAKGMIRLVFGLGTRAVNRVGNDYPRMIAVSHPGLRPESSKQIPRYSQKIADVINVKDNCCDSLPVWEVADLNYPNLNLFVSEMKSGFLSDPVGQLLDGPIQNYVLTFNPLIERTLFVTMIDKALTELERVYRQPVEIEFTFSILREGSLKLNLLQCRPMMVPDLGADVAHPKNIPPEHLLFLTRKFLGGGIVGGIRYIIYVDPKIYAKMEDIHLKKSLGRVVGAVNAKLGDNDQKIIMIGPGRWGSSNIDLGVNVSYSDIDNAKAIVEVAYEESGQTPEVSYGTHFFLDLVESRILYLSVYPDEEEGSLNSRYLAEAPNALGRLLPEHQKFSDFIKVIDIPESSGGKRAEIAADPHSQQAWCYLTGS from the coding sequence ATGTCTGAAGAGAGCAAGAAGGCGCGCGTCAAGACAGGGGTCCCGGGGCTTGACCGGATCATCGACGATCTGCGCCTCGGGGACAATGTCGTCTGGAAAGTGGATGACATCGAAGACTACCGCTACTTCACCCGGGCCTTCCTTGCGCAGTCCCTCCAGGATAGAAAAAAATGTGTTTATCTCCGGTTTGCCTCGCATCCCCCCATCCTCGATCCCTGTGACGGGCTGGAGATCATCGAAGTCGACCCTGCCGAAGGTTTCGACGTTTTCAGCACGGCGGTCCATAAGATCATCGAGAACCGGGGCAGGGAGGTGTTTTATGTTTTTGACAACCTTTCGGCCCTGGCCGTGGAATGGGCGACGGATGAGCTGCTGGCCGCTTTCTTCCAGGTGACCTGCCCGTTTTTGTTCGAGTTGGACACGGTGGCCTTTTTCGCGTTAACACGCGGGAAACACTCGTACACGGCCGTGGCCCGCATCCGGGACACCACCCAGGTGCTGTTAAGCGTTTTTCACGGCAAGAACAAATGGTATATCCATCCCCTGAAGGTCTGGGACCGGTATTCGTCCGAGATGTTCCTGCCGCATGAGATCACCGATAAGGAATGGCAGCCGGTGTTCCATCGCCACTTGGCCCCGGACGCCGCGGCCCTGGCCAGCGAAAAACCGCTGGACCTGCAGGTGGCCTCGATCGCGCCGTGGGACGCTGTTTACCGTCAGCTCATGAAATTCCGGGACATGGACCAGCCGCTTCCGGAGAGTTCTCCCGAGGTCAAAAGTTTAAAGAAGGAATTCTCCCGCATGATGCTCGGAAGCCATCCGACGTTTGACCGGCTGGTCGACCAGTTTCTGACGGTGGACGACCTGTTCCGGATCCGCAACCGGCTGATCGGTTCCGGAAAGATCGGCGGAAAGGCCGCCGGGATGCTGGTGGCCAGGCGCATTTTGTCGAAATGCAAAGGGCCGGTCAATTTCAACGAAGTCCTGGAACCCCACGATTCTTTTCATATCGGTTCGGATGTCTTTTTTACGTTTCTCATCGACAACAATCTGTTCCGCCTCCGCCTGCAGTTGTCCGAAAATCTGAAATACGGCGATGAGGATTATGAGGATGTCCAGGCGCGGTTTCTTGACGGGAGGTTCCCGCCGGAGATCCTCGAGCAGTTCAGCCGGATGCTGGACTACTACGGTCAGGCCCCGATCATCGTCCGTTCCAGCAGCCTGCTGGAGGACAGTTTCGGAAACGCCTTTGCCGGCAAGTATCTCAGCGAATTTTGCGTGAACCAGGGCGGGCATCATCAGCGGCTGGACGCTTTGGTCCGGGCGGTCAAATTGATCTACGCCAGCGCCCTGAGTCCCGACGCGTTGAGCTATCGCCGCAAGCGGGGCTTAAGCGACCGCGACGAGCAGATGGCCATCCTGGTCCAGCGCGTGGCCGGCGTGCCGTATAAACATTTTTTCTTCCCGTCCGTGGCCGGGGTCGCGATGTCGCGCAACCTTTACGTGTGGACAGGCCGGATCAATCCCGCAAAAGGCATGATCCGGCTGGTGTTCGGCCTGGGGACGCGGGCCGTCAACCGGGTGGGGAACGACTACCCGAGGATGATCGCCGTCAGCCATCCCGGGCTGAGGCCGGAGTCGTCCAAGCAAATCCCCCGCTATTCGCAGAAGATCGCGGACGTGATCAATGTCAAGGACAACTGCTGTGATTCTCTCCCGGTCTGGGAGGTCGCGGACCTGAACTACCCCAACCTGAATCTGTTTGTCTCGGAGATGAAAAGCGGCTTTCTTTCTGATCCGGTGGGACAATTGCTCGACGGGCCCATTCAGAATTATGTCCTCACGTTTAACCCGTTGATTGAAAGGACGTTATTTGTTACAATGATCGACAAAGCGCTCACCGAGCTCGAGCGCGTTTACCGCCAGCCGGTCGAAATCGAGTTCACGTTTTCCATCCTGCGTGAAGGGAGTTTGAAGTTGAATCTCCTCCAGTGCCGTCCCATGATGGTCCCGGACCTCGGGGCCGATGTCGCCCATCCCAAGAACATCCCTCCGGAACATCTCCTGTTTTTGACGCGCAAATTCCTCGGCGGGGGCATTGTCGGGGGCATTCGGTATATCATTTACGTCGATCCCAAGATTTACGCGAAGATGGAGGACATCCATCTGAAAAAATCCCTGGGCCGCGTGGTGGGGGCCGTCAACGCGAAGCTGGGGGACAACGATCAGAAGATCATCATGATCGGGCCCGGCCGTTGGGGCAGCAGCAATATCGACCTCGGCGTCAACGTCAGTTATTCGGACATCGACAACGCCAAGGCGATTGTGGAAGTGGCTTATGAGGAATCCGGGCAGACCCCGGAGGTGTCCTATGGCACGCATTTTTTCCTGGACTTGGTCGAGTCCCGGATCCTTTACCTGTCCGTTTATCCGGATGAAGAGGAAGGGAGCCTGAACAGCCGTTATCTGGCAGAGGCCCCCAACGCCCTCGGGCGGCTTCTTCCGGAACATCAGAAGTTCAGCGATTTTATCAAAGTGATTGATATCCCGGAATCATCCGGCGGCAAACGTGCCGAGATCGCCGCCGATCCGCATAGCCAGCAGGCGTGGTGTTATTTGACAGGAAGTTAA
- a CDS encoding PAS domain-containing protein produces the protein MDHKNKLKELDIQDALKYAGSIINAVHDPLIILYEDFTVALASLSFYQTFEVKPGETEGQLIYELGNRQWDIPKLKQLLEEILPKTTSFDNFEIEHQFPRIGKRVMLLNARRVYLQANRTKLIIITIKDITELKKIAELQEQVRNLELRLKTNF, from the coding sequence ATGGATCACAAAAATAAGCTGAAAGAGCTGGATATTCAGGACGCCCTTAAGTATGCCGGGAGCATCATCAATGCCGTGCACGATCCCTTAATCATCCTGTATGAAGATTTTACGGTGGCCTTAGCCAGTTTATCTTTCTATCAGACTTTCGAGGTCAAACCCGGGGAGACCGAAGGGCAGTTGATCTATGAGCTCGGGAACCGCCAATGGGATATCCCGAAGCTGAAGCAGTTATTGGAAGAGATCCTTCCCAAAACAACCAGTTTTGATAATTTTGAAATTGAACATCAGTTCCCTCGTATCGGTAAAAGAGTTATGCTGTTGAATGCCCGGCGAGTTTATCTGCAGGCCAATCGTACGAAGTTGATCATTATCACGATCAAAGACATCACCGAGCTTAAGAAGATAGCGGAACTCCAGGAGCAGGTCAGGAATCTGGAGCTGCGGTTAAAGACAAATTTTTGA
- a CDS encoding diguanylate cyclase, with product MKSKQVFVVDDDESVCRALKFLLLAYGFDVDTFPSAEKFLSTVPNSVSGCLILDIHIPGIDGWETQKILVKSGSQRPVIMITVDKDGGFAEQALKAGAVGFLQKPFNDRALVDLVKLATELSSLRQHLKNIEERDDLLFERNLAFSVVIMPDGKIENANKAFLANLNYSKSEIIGQPLINFIVEDERRVFLAQFERCFKGEFPAELEVGIYAKDGSVKTVLFSSTQLLFQEGKEPYSIVVSGVDITARKHAEAELKRSYENSLFAEKKIEQVLVIDQRISAILELHHLIDFIIEKATQILGVQRCSLMILDPDAQELLIKGSKGLDEEVVVNTRTKLGESIAGVVARDGNPLLVTDIEVEPNIARKNSPPYKSKSFLCVPVKLRNKVVGVFCACDKGLTGEDVFTQTDLKIISMIIQQAAIAIENANYCRELEHLSTTDPLTGLYNHRHFMKVLRSEAERSNRYGNPLCLLMFDVDDLKSYNDTYGHLEGDQLLKEISRVVRESLREVDIVCRYAGDEFMVILLETNILQVKAIAEKIKEAVANLKLKREVTLSMGIATSRKNINVHDFILKTDQALYQAKKDGKDGVCCLA from the coding sequence GTGAAAAGCAAACAGGTTTTTGTTGTCGATGACGACGAATCGGTGTGCCGCGCGCTCAAATTCCTGTTGTTGGCATACGGGTTTGACGTGGACACCTTCCCTTCCGCGGAAAAATTCCTCAGCACCGTCCCCAACAGTGTTTCCGGCTGCCTGATCCTGGATATCCACATTCCCGGGATCGACGGCTGGGAGACGCAAAAGATCCTTGTCAAATCCGGTTCTCAACGCCCGGTCATTATGATAACCGTCGATAAGGACGGGGGCTTTGCGGAGCAGGCTTTAAAAGCGGGGGCTGTGGGTTTTCTGCAAAAGCCGTTCAATGACCGGGCGCTGGTGGATCTTGTGAAGCTTGCGACCGAACTGTCGTCATTGCGCCAGCATCTCAAGAATATTGAAGAACGGGACGATTTGCTGTTTGAACGGAACCTCGCCTTCAGCGTGGTGATCATGCCGGACGGCAAGATCGAGAACGCTAATAAGGCGTTCCTCGCGAATTTGAATTATTCAAAGAGTGAGATCATCGGCCAGCCGTTGATCAATTTTATCGTTGAAGATGAAAGGAGAGTTTTTCTGGCTCAATTTGAAAGGTGTTTCAAGGGCGAGTTCCCTGCCGAGCTTGAGGTCGGCATTTATGCCAAGGACGGGTCCGTCAAGACGGTCTTGTTCTCATCGACCCAGCTTTTATTCCAGGAGGGGAAAGAGCCGTACAGCATCGTTGTGTCAGGGGTTGACATCACGGCCCGCAAGCATGCGGAAGCGGAGCTGAAAAGATCGTATGAAAATTCGCTGTTCGCGGAAAAGAAGATCGAGCAGGTTCTGGTCATCGACCAGCGGATCAGCGCGATCCTCGAGTTGCACCACCTCATTGATTTTATCATTGAAAAAGCGACCCAGATCCTGGGGGTCCAGCGCTGCTCCCTGATGATCCTGGACCCGGACGCACAGGAACTTCTGATCAAGGGATCCAAGGGGCTGGACGAAGAGGTCGTCGTCAATACGAGGACCAAGCTCGGCGAGTCTATCGCGGGGGTTGTCGCTCGGGACGGTAACCCCCTCCTGGTGACGGATATTGAGGTTGAGCCCAATATCGCGAGAAAAAACAGTCCGCCCTATAAAAGCAAGTCTTTCCTCTGCGTTCCCGTGAAACTGCGCAATAAGGTCGTCGGGGTTTTCTGCGCGTGTGATAAGGGTTTAACGGGGGAGGATGTTTTTACGCAAACGGACCTGAAGATCATCTCGATGATCATCCAGCAGGCCGCCATCGCCATCGAAAATGCCAATTATTGCCGGGAATTGGAGCATCTTTCCACGACGGACCCCTTGACCGGGTTATATAATCACCGGCATTTCATGAAGGTCCTGAGATCTGAAGCCGAGCGATCTAACCGGTACGGTAATCCGTTATGCCTTTTGATGTTTGATGTCGATGATTTAAAGTCATACAACGACACCTATGGACATCTGGAAGGAGACCAGCTGCTTAAAGAAATCAGCCGGGTGGTCAGGGAAAGCCTGCGGGAGGTCGACATTGTCTGCCGATACGCGGGCGACGAATTTATGGTCATCTTGCTCGAGACAAACATTCTGCAGGTGAAGGCTATCGCGGAAAAGATCAAAGAAGCCGTCGCCAATTTGAAATTAAAGCGGGAGGTCACTCTCAGCATGGGAATCGCGACGAGCCGTAAAAATATTAATGTTCATGATTTTATCCTTAAGACCGACCAGGCCCTCTACCAGGCCAAGAAAGACGGCAAGGACGGGGTCTGTTGTCTTGCCTAA